From Rutidosis leptorrhynchoides isolate AG116_Rl617_1_P2 chromosome 3, CSIRO_AGI_Rlap_v1, whole genome shotgun sequence, a single genomic window includes:
- the LOC139900997 gene encoding uncharacterized protein, with protein MPREESEYSDDSDSAEEVVKIPHVKRRRPPTPFPLHGDAENTDTRTKKATEITTSADKFVQHISDYPIVTLPIVPATLGVYSGLTNPLDFLQQFEGVVSTYNWDEPVACRVFPMVLQRSAREWFHSLQARSIIGFIDLRDKFLLHFQNLLPQKKTHIECHDIKQGNRETLNALLTRYIYECQKIPSLNEEQKISGFLHAINPQRHPMLVWRLRRDVPPTFAKVQQDTYDYIRGSEDSAITLICGWGKDKSWRDDNDSFRDGNNDNFRGSAYPRQNGGGSYPHNDRHQGQERVARYFPDTLPLVENSRRDKSKFCIFHDDYGHDTNHCRDLAELISEEFEQGKMDHLLAQGAASTANAMILPAESNAPQVPNAGVIVQADRKAPVVKDLGIKMVSKKDILREIQVINVVKVQSEMSVFQVFEQFANWQCVSITFPPINLSADLDKPVVVSCRIANSCIIMKVHVDAGSSVDVMYEQCFNKLPAHVKALLKPIAVLLAGLSGESTCPIGQLELQVELVDDLDELLKWQALLNLYVMRNQSRFNMILGRTSFHMFDAISSTLHGMVKFSTYRGIGTITSVVIEPICAMITARESIGIEGLAMLAE; from the exons ATGCCAAGAGAAGAAAGCGAATATTCTGATGATTCAGATAGTGCAGAAGAAGTTGTGAAAATTCCACATGTTAAGCGTaggcgaccaccaacaccttttcCCCTCCATGGGGATGCGG AGAATACTGATACCCGCACAAAAAAGGCGACTGAGATCACTACTTCTGCAGACAAGTTTGTCCAGCATATCTCTGATTATCCGATTGTTACACTGCCCATTGTGCCAGCAACGTTGGGAGTTTATTCTGGCTTAACGAACCCTTTAGATTTCTTGCAACAGTTTGAGGGAGTTGTAAGCACCTATAATTGGGATGAACCGGTCGCATGCCGAGTATTTCCCATGGTTCTGCAAAGGTCAGCAAGGGAGTGGTTCCATAGCTTGCAAGCCCGCAGTATTATCGGTTTTATCGATCTTCGCGATAAATTCTTattgcattttcaaaatcttttaccgcAAAAGAAGACGCATATCGAGTGCCATGATATCAAACAGGGCAATAGAGAAACTTTAAATGCGTTACTTACGCGATATATCTATGAATGCCAAAAGATACCAAGTTTGAATGAGGAACAAAAAATTTCTGGATTTTTGCATGCCATCAATCCGCAAAGACATCCAATGCTTGTGTGGCGTTTGAGAAGAGATGTTCCACCAACTTTCGCTAAGGTGCAGCAGGATACGTATGATTACATTAGAGGTAGCGAGGATAGTGCTATAACCCTCATATGTGGATGGGGTAAGGATAAAAGTTGGCGGGATGATAATGATTCTTTCCGTGATGGAAACAATGATAACTTTCGCGGTTCGGCATATCCAAGGCAAAATGGAGGTGGTAGTTACCCGCATAATGACAGACATCAAGGTCAAG AAAGAGTGGCGAGGTATTTTCCTGATACTCTGCCTTTAGTGGAGAATAGCAGGCGTGATAAGTCCAAGTTTTGTATTTTTCATGATGACTATGGTCATGATACTAACCACTGTCGGGATTTAGCAGAATTAATTTCGGAAGAATTTGAGCAAGGTAAAATGGATCATTTATTAGCTCAAGGAGCTGCGAGTACCGCAAACGCGATGATCTTGCCTGCAGAGTCTAATGCTCCACAAGTGCCAAATGCTGGCGTGATAGTTCAAGCAGATCGAAAAGCTCCCGTAGTGAAAGATTTAGGGATTAAAATGGTAAGCAAGAAAGATATTTTGCGTGAAATACAGGTTATTAATGTAGTGAAAGTTCAAAGTGAAATGTCAGTATTTCAAGTATTTGAGCAATTCGCGAATTGGCAATGCGTCTCTATTACTTTCCCTCCTATAAACTTGAGCGCGGACCTTGATAAACCAGTGGTGGTTTCATGCCGCATTGCGAATAGTTGTATAATAATGAAGGTGCATGTTGATGCTGGTAGTAGTGTGGATGTCATGTATGAACAGTGCTTCAACAAATTGCCTGCACATGTTAAGGCTTTGCTAAAACCTATTGCGGTTTTGTTAGCTGGTTTGTCAGGGGAATCAACTTGCCCTATTGGTCAGTTGGAATTGCAAGTTGAATTGGTAGATGATCTCGATGAACTGCTAAAGTGGCAAGCCTTGTTAAACCTTTATGTGATGCGTAATCAGTCTAGGTTTAACATGATTCTTGGGCGCACTTCTTTTCACATGTTTGACGCAATATCATCTACGTTGCATGGAATGGTGAAGTTTTCTACTTACAGAGGCATTGGTACGATAACATCGGTGGTAATTGAACCAATATGCGCGATGATTACTGCTCGGGAAAGCATCGGTATTGAAGGGCTTGCTATGCTCGCTGAATAG